ATTAAAGTTAGTTTTGAGGATGTTAAACAGCGCTACTCCAGTCTTGGTGCGATCTCCTTCGAAACTCCCTCGAATGGAAGTCATTACAAGGTTCGGTTTCCGAATGGAAGCGCTTGGACATGCGATCGCAACTGGGGGCGAGAGATTGGGGATAATATGTTGAACCAACTCAAGAGTTATTGCGGATATCCTCTTGGAGTTATAAAGCTTGCGCTAACAACCGGCAAGTTACCATCACGACGCCTCAGGCTTCTGGCTTAAGCACTGCATTAGCATACCTTAATTTCGATATGTCTCACTGTGTTTTTGAGTGGAGCAAATTCAACAGACAGCAAGTTTTAGTGAATAGGCAATGTTAGGACTTCGCATATGCTGTACCGCCTTACACCTTCTAGCGAAGGGCTCGGCAAACTCAAACCGCTTCCTTTTCTGGCGGCTTCAGATCTGCAACGAAGTGAGAAGGACTTAGAAAACCTTCTTGCAACTCACCTCTTGGATGTTCTGTTTGAAGGTGCACCTCTACTGCCCATCTTCCAGGAGCGGCAACTGCAGTCCGAGGCGGATCTATACGCGATCAATCGCGAAGGCGATTTGGTGATCTTCGAATTGAAACGAGGAGTGGCCGGAGAAGAAGCGGTTCTGCAGGCGATTGGATACACTCAGCGGGCCGGTCGTTGGGTCTACGCTGAACTTGATCGCCGTTACAAAATATACCTTGAGAAGTCAGGGCTTGCTTGCGTTGATTTATGTCTGGCGCATAAAGAAGCTTTTCAGCTCTCGACTCCCCTCGATCCGGTGGATTTCAATCGTCGGCAAAGCCTCTATGTAGTGGGAAATGCAGCGAATGAGTCGTTAATCGACGCAATTGACTACTGGAAGTCAAAGGGGCTGTTAGTGGAGTTTCTTCCCTACCGAATCTACGATGTAAACGGAACGCGCTATTTCGAGTTTTTTTCTTTTCCGTATGATCGTCATAGAAATCCGTCGGAAATTAAAGGTGTCCTTTTTGACACCAATCGATCCTACGGTGAAAACTGTATATGGGAAATGGTTGAGAATTCAAAAGTCGCCGCCTATGGTGACATCCAGTATGTAGTCGAATATCTTAACCCCGGCGACATAGTCTTCTTTTACCATAAGTTGGTTGGGCTTATTGCCGCGGGCGAAGTGTATGGCCCAGTTCGTAAAAACGGCGACGAAGAGCAATACCGAGCCGTAAGGTTTCTGACGCCGATCCCAAATCGGCAAGCTGGGTTGATTAGATTTATGCCTGCTTCAGAAATTGTAAGAGCTACAGGAAAAAACTTTTTCTGGGCTAGAACTATCAAGGTGCCATACTTAAACGGCGGGGAGTCTCAAAGGCTGCTTGCCACATTGGAATCGTTCTTGACTGCTGACACTCCCTCGGCCCCTGACACCGAACGAGTTTCTTGAAATCCACCGGGTCGACAGTGGCAGCATACTTTGGCCAAGGCTGCCCCGGAGGGGATCAAAATCAAAACCAACACGTTTGCTAATGCCAACCTGTCTCAGTGAAGGCGTTCACCCCACGGTCGTGTGCTAAATTTGTGCTAAAAATTTTCAAAATCGCTCATATTGGTTCGAATTAGTAGAATCCATAGACTGCCGTTAACTGCTTAATTCGAAACGATAAACGGGGAAACCTTCGCAAAATCAAGCCACTGTGAAAACTGCTTTGTATCGACTCTCAAGGCTCAAATCAATCCGTCAATTTGACAGTCCACCCAGGCGGCTCTATAGTTTAGGAATTAAAACAGCTGGCTACACTATGGCTCGATTTAAGACTGCACCACTATTTCTCACGGTCACCTGGCTGGCCATCGTGTTGGCTGGCGTGATCAGTGGAGATCTTGTGGTTGATTTGTCGTTCGAGTCCTCAGCACTTAGTGACGTGTCTGGGGCAGAGCCCATCTCAGAAGAACCCGACAACAGTGCCGAGCACGTGCTCATGCCTTCCCCAGCTGGCGACTCCTCGGCGGGAGCGACACCACTCCAATTGATCACGCAGTTTGACGCGACAGGCATCTCTCCTAAGCCGTCATCCCTCTCATATGTGTCTGGAAGGTCCTTTCCAGCCTCAAGTTATGCTTCTCGGTTTCGACCTCCCTCGTTCCTCCTAGCTCTTCGTATTTGATCCGCAGCGGTTGTCTCCATCAATTGGGTTGGTCTGTTCGTTCGAACAGTCGCCCGTTGTCTGGTCTTTTTCTGGCTGGAGGCCATCATGCGGTTAGCTTTTTTCGTTGTGCGATCATCATTTTTCTATCTTGTGCTAAGTGTTGGGTTCTTCTGCGCTACGTTCGTCTTGCCTCTCGTCTCGCCCCTCATGGTGTCTGCGGACAACGGGGCTGTCGATCCCGAACCAATATTCATTGGTGAGACACAGGTCAATGGGCTCATCAACACGAAAGAAGCGACCATCTGGAAGCTTTTGCCTCGACCCGTGCCGGGACGATTTACACAGGCGGAGCTTGCCGAATTCGAACGGCGCATCCGAAACCTGAGCCTCTTTGATCATGTCGTCGTGACCATTCAAGCCTCTCGTCTTGCGGTCGATGTGCATGAGAAGTTTACGCTCTCCCCCATCTTGAGTTTCACGAGTGGCACGAGCGTGAAGGACTTGAATGCAACGGGGGGACTCGTCGAATACAACCTGGGTGGGACCGGTGCGCAACTGGGCGCGCAATTTAGTTACAGTCAGCGAGGCCCGAACGTAGATGTGTGGCTCTCCCAACATGCCTTCCAGCCGGACCGGTTTGCGAAAGAGTTGAAAGGCTTTTACTACAGCAACGGCATTCGCTTTGCCGATTCTGCCGCATCCTGGACCCGCAATCGCATCGGTACGGAATTAGAACTCAAAGCCCCGTATGCCTATGGCTCCCCGTTACGGTACGAAATCGTAGTCGAAGGGTATCGAGAACTCGTCGAGGATCAGAAAGGCACGGCACCGACCAACGGTTACTATGTGGGCCTCGCGCCGGAGATCTTCTGGGATAAATATCATTGGCATGATCTGGTGCCCAAGGGCTACCGACTCTCATTGGAATTACGGCCAGGATACTTCCTGGGCTCGAATGAACAGCGCCATGAGGCCCGCGTGCGCTACTTGCAAGGTCTTCCTTTAGCGCCTACGACGGTGTTCATGATCAACGGCGTGGCGGAGGCCGTGAATAATTCAGGCAATCCGAATCACAGCCTCTTGCTCGGAAGTATCACGGGGATCAGAGGGCTATCCGATAACCTCTATCGGAACCGTGCGCAGGCCTACACTAACCTGGAGTTCCGCCATGCGATTTCTCTCGCGCCACGCTGGGCGTTGCAAGGCGTCGTGTTCTCGGATTTCGGCACCTTCCAGTCTTTCACGGACGAAGGGAGGACGCGAGGTTGGCAGAATGCAATCAACGTGGGCGGTGGAGTGCGGCTCATTCCTACCTTTCTGGCCAATACCCTTTTGCGGGTGGACTTTGCCCAACTTTTGGCTCCAAGTCCGAATTCGCTGGTGCAATTTGGAATTACACAATATTTCTAGGACAACTCGGTCATGAGTCGTACAAAAGGGGGGCATCACCTCCAAGGTTCACACATTGGATTGTGCTAAATTTGTGCTAAACTTCGCGCAAATAGACCAGAATCAATGGAAAGAACTCTACCATACAGAATCGTGTAAGCTACTGACTGAATTAGATAAAGCGAGAAACCAGACGAAAGATCAGAGCGTTAGCAAATCACCCATTAGGCATCTCATAACCCAAAGGTCGTCGGTTCAAATCCGGCCCCCGCAACCAACGCCTCTTATCCCGAACATCCAAACAGCAGCCGACCACCTGGTCGGCTTTTTCATTTTTTCGTCTTGTAACGGCTCCGGCTGAATGCAGACGCCTACGCAAGAACGCTATTTACCCAATATGGGCCGGGTGCTGCGAAGCTCCGCGGATGTCGACTGCGATGCCAGTTGCAACGGCCTGTGATGCATGGCAAGTAGCACCGCCTTTCCGGGACTGACTTGATAATCCCCGCGGAAATTCTTGTAGTAGATCATCACTTTCCGAACGTAGTCACGGGTTTCCTGATAAGGCGGGATGGCACGATATCGCTCGACTCGTCGCTCTCCCGCATTATACGCGGCCACCGCCAACCGTAGGTTGCCGTTGAAGCGATCCAGTAAATAGCGCAGGTGCCGCGCGCCGCCGCGGATATTGTCGCCGGTGTCGTATAAGTTGCGCACACCGTGCCGAATCGCCGTTTCAGGAATCAACTGCATCAGCCCCACCGCCCCCGCTCTCGAGATGACCGTCGGGTTGAAGTCCGACTCGGCCTTGATCACAGCCAGGAGCAGGGCCGGATGGAGGTGGAACTGCCAGGCGTACCGCTCCACGGCCTCTTCCACTTCCTCCACCGACACCCGACGCGTCAATCGACGTGCGCGGGAGTCAGCCGAGCGAAACCGCTGCTCAGTCGGGACATTCGTCAGTTCAAACAGGCCGTTCACCCCCACATATCCATAGATCTCGCTCTCGGCGGACGCCGACTCTCCGACGACCAGGGCACTCGCAATCACCAGTGGAATCACCCAGGCGACAGAGGTCCGCTCCCCGGCCTCGCTCTGCTCCATAATCGTGGGGCCCAGCTCCTTCGTGACACATCCTGCGTGGGACATACATCCTCCCATTGTTCCCGCAGCGTATGGTGCAGGCACTCCGGCACGTCGCGAACCAGCCTGACTCCCGCAGATTTCGTGCCACTCGCTTCCCGTGTACAAAAGCGCCCTCCCCCAATCTCTTCATGTGTTTATCACCTGCCCCGGGGACAACTCTTGGACAAACGGTCGAACGAGGAGAGCTGTTTTTGGTCATGGCCTGGCCATATTTTGGCCGTTCGCTCATTCCTCGTCGTTACACTACAGTATCGCCGGCACGCTCGGCATGGTCGTTGCCGGCAAGGCGTCTCCTGTGCCGATCTGAATGGAATCAACCGGCAGGAAGGCCCCCACGCAGAAACAGGCTCTTGTTTGAAGGTTGAAATCGTCGTGTTAGAATCGCTCCAGCGCAGAGATCACCCGTACGGAATGCGCAGCCGACATATTGATTTGTCAGCAGGATAGACTCCACCCACGATGACGACTCTCCTCTCCATGACTTTCACCCACTGTGTTGCAGCCCCACCCTTACACTGTTGGAACGCCACAACTGCCTTCTTCCAGGGCATGGACACAACCTCATGATCAAGCTGCTGCTCGTCGAAGACAACGCCGTGGACGCCCAACTCACGCAGGACCTCCTCGCCGAGTGGTCCCTCAATCAGTTCGAGATCACCCATGCCTCCACGTTGTCGGACGGACTCGTCAAACTGAGCCGCGGCCGGTTCGACGCCGTGCTGCTCGACCTCTCGCTCCCCGACACCCATGGCCTCAGCACGGTCACCCAGGTATTGGCAACCAGCCCCGACGTGCCGGTCGTGGTCTTAAGCGGACATGATGACCATCCGCTTGCGTTGCAAGCGCTCCAACACGGCGCGCAGGACTATCTGGTGAAAGGAGACGGCGGAACCGAGTTTCTTGCGCGCTCGATTCTGTATGCGATCGAGCGCAAGAAAGCACAGGAGCGGCTGACCTATCTGGCGCAGCACGACCAACTGACCGGACTGATCAACCGCCCCCTCTTTCGTGACCGCCTCGTCCATGCGATGGCGCGCAGCAAGCGGAAGGATCAGCCCCTGGCCGTCATGCTGCTCGACCTCGATCGCTTCAAGGCCGTCAATGACACCCTCGGGCACGATGTCGGCGATCAGCTGCTAAAGGAAGTCTCCAAGCGTTTGCTGGACTCCGTGCGTGAAGTCGATACCGTCGCACGCATGGGCGGCGATGAATTCACTGCGATCCTGGAAGGCATTTCAGGCGAAGACGATGTCTTGGTTGTCGCAAAGCGGATCGTGGAGTCGATCGGTTCTCCGTTTCAGATCGGGCCCCATCATCTCTCCATCGGCGTGAGCATCGGTATCACACTCTACCCGTCTGATGATGACAACATCGACGAACTGCTCAGGCATGCGGACAAAGCCATGTATGCCGCAAAACAGCAAGGTGGGGGGCGGTTTCATTTTCATGCACCAGCCGGGCGCTCAGCATCGAGCGAGCCCGCGTCGCGGCCCTAACCGCAAGCCCCGCGTTCCTACCGTCCGATATCAGCAAGCGGCTGCTCCGTCACAACCAGCGAACCTCGGGGATTGGGCAGGAACACATTCGCGCTCACCAGCTCTTCGTGCGACGGCGTCGGATGCGTATCCGGTGTCATCACAAGCCCCCAGTGCTGATTGTCGCGACAGGTATTACCCAACAACAGTGCCTCTGCGTGGTGGAAGAGCAGGATGCCGCTGAGCATGTTGGCGTGGCACACATTGCGCACACATTCCGGATGGCTACCGGGATCTCGCACGGCTAATCCAAAATGATGGTTGCCGAAACACTGGTTGTCGGCCACGCGCGGCTGGGCGCCCGCAAATACAAAAATGCCGGACTCCCGGTTGTAACAGATCTCGTTGTCGACAAAGGTGGTGCGGGCCTCCGGACCATAGATGACGACTCCCGACAACACGCCTTCCGTGGCCCGGCATTGCGTGACGGTACAGACCGAATCCAGCAGATTCATCGCTGAATGCTGATCGCTTCCTACGTACCGGAAGGTGATCCCCGTAATGATGCCGCCAGGCACTCTCTGCACATACAGCGGTCCTCCGCGGCGGCTATAAATCTGAACATGATCTCGGCCGGCCCCGATGAGCCGGACTGGCCGATCTGCCATAAACACCTTATCCTCGTAGACACCGGGACGGATAAAGATCTGGTCGCTTTCCCCGGCATCTTTCAGCGCCGCGCTCGGCAGGAGGTACGCGTGGGGATCGCGGGCATCGACGATCAGCGTCTTGCCCCCTTTAGGATTGGGCGGCGGTTCATGCAGCGGTTCGTTCCCTGCTCCAGGGGAGCCAGGGGCATAGGGTCTTTCCATACACACCTGCACCATGCTCGTCCCGCTTGCACGAAGTCGCGGCTCAGCGAAACGAACGCATGCTAACCAATAACAACTGACCAACCGGCATCTGTCAAGCCGCGCTTGTGCCGTCCTCCCCCAAGCAGTTTCCGTACACTTCTGTCTGCTTTCCGCACAGGATGTTCGGCTCAAACCGGATGCCTCCGATGCCATCAAGACCCGAACCATCCAATTTCACGGCAGATTTCTGTCGGCCCTCACACTGGTGTAGTTCTTTCATAGTGAGACGGCACAACGAGCGGCCAGAACCACCCCAATCACCACGGAAGCAAGAGGGACTCTCATGACCATGGCTCGATTCATCGCAGATTCACTACGAGGCCTCACCGCCGCACTGCTGCTCTTGGGCACCCTCACCGCCACGCCCAACCTGTTCGCGGCAACGCCCCAGCCTCCGGATGCCGCACACCGCCTCTACGATCGCGTCATGGAGGAGTTTCGACATAAGGACTACCCGGCCGCGCTCGCGGGATTTCGCTTCTTCCTCGAACTCCATGGGCAGTCGTCCCTCTCAGCCAATGCGCAGTACTGGATGGGTGAATGTCAGTACCGTATGGGTCGGCACAACGATGCGCTGGCCTCGTTCTTTAAACTCATCTCCGATTACCCGATGAGCCAGAAACTCGCCGCCTCAACCCTCAAGATCGGACAAATCTATACCAAGCAGGGCGATCGCGACAAAGCGCAGATGATGTATGAGCGGGTCACCGGCCAATATCCCGACAGCCCTGAAGCCGAAGTTGCCCGTAAGGCACTGGAAGCCGACGCCGCAAAGGGTGAACCAGTGGCAACCGGGCCGAATTAACAACGGCAGCAGGCGGCCAGGCACTTCCCACCGCCTCACCGCCCGGGCAATCACGCAACCTCAGTCCGGGTCGGCAAGATCCAACACGGTCACGAGCCCCGGAACGGTGTAGGTATGCAGTGGGCTCAGTCGCACGAGTTGGACACCGGCTGCCCGGAGCGCCCCGTCAAACAGCGCCTCG
The sequence above is drawn from the Nitrospira defluvii genome and encodes:
- a CDS encoding lytic transglycosylase domain-containing protein; its protein translation is MSHAGCVTKELGPTIMEQSEAGERTSVAWVIPLVIASALVVGESASAESEIYGYVGVNGLFELTNVPTEQRFRSADSRARRLTRRVSVEEVEEAVERYAWQFHLHPALLLAVIKAESDFNPTVISRAGAVGLMQLIPETAIRHGVRNLYDTGDNIRGGARHLRYLLDRFNGNLRLAVAAYNAGERRVERYRAIPPYQETRDYVRKVMIYYKNFRGDYQVSPGKAVLLAMHHRPLQLASQSTSAELRSTRPILGK
- a CDS encoding GGDEF domain-containing response regulator; its protein translation is MIKLLLVEDNAVDAQLTQDLLAEWSLNQFEITHASTLSDGLVKLSRGRFDAVLLDLSLPDTHGLSTVTQVLATSPDVPVVVLSGHDDHPLALQALQHGAQDYLVKGDGGTEFLARSILYAIERKKAQERLTYLAQHDQLTGLINRPLFRDRLVHAMARSKRKDQPLAVMLLDLDRFKAVNDTLGHDVGDQLLKEVSKRLLDSVREVDTVARMGGDEFTAILEGISGEDDVLVVAKRIVESIGSPFQIGPHHLSIGVSIGITLYPSDDDNIDELLRHADKAMYAAKQQGGGRFHFHAPAGRSASSEPASRP
- a CDS encoding right-handed parallel beta-helix repeat-containing protein, which translates into the protein MERPYAPGSPGAGNEPLHEPPPNPKGGKTLIVDARDPHAYLLPSAALKDAGESDQIFIRPGVYEDKVFMADRPVRLIGAGRDHVQIYSRRGGPLYVQRVPGGIITGITFRYVGSDQHSAMNLLDSVCTVTQCRATEGVLSGVVIYGPEARTTFVDNEICYNRESGIFVFAGAQPRVADNQCFGNHHFGLAVRDPGSHPECVRNVCHANMLSGILLFHHAEALLLGNTCRDNQHWGLVMTPDTHPTPSHEELVSANVFLPNPRGSLVVTEQPLADIGR
- the ybgF gene encoding tol-pal system protein YbgF, which translates into the protein MARFIADSLRGLTAALLLLGTLTATPNLFAATPQPPDAAHRLYDRVMEEFRHKDYPAALAGFRFFLELHGQSSLSANAQYWMGECQYRMGRHNDALASFFKLISDYPMSQKLAASTLKIGQIYTKQGDRDKAQMMYERVTGQYPDSPEAEVARKALEADAAKGEPVATGPN